A genomic window from Gossypium hirsutum isolate 1008001.06 chromosome D12, Gossypium_hirsutum_v2.1, whole genome shotgun sequence includes:
- the LOC107956543 gene encoding uncharacterized protein: MGFRFAQGLVLLQAIACVVEVSLANKGWDSHTYPYNHSSAPKRFTVGGSQHWQFGLNYTDWSLKTAPFYFNDTLVFKYDPPSNTTFPHGVSLLPNLRSFLNCDLKKAKLIANQTQGGGNGFEFVLKKKNKKKPYYFVCGERNGFHCKVGIMKFAVAPLLRPRPF; encoded by the exons TTGTTCTACTGCAGGCTATTGCTTGCGTAGTGGAAGTAAGCTTGGCTAACAAGGGTTGGGATTCCCATACTTATCCCTACAATCATAGCAGTGCCCCCAAAAGGTTCACTGTTGGGGGATCACAGCATTGGCAATTTGGGCTCAACTACACCGACTGGTCACTCAAAACCGCTCCCTTCTACTTCAATGACACTCTTG TGTTCAAATATGATCCACCAAGCAACACCACGTTTCCTCACGGTGTCTCATTGCTACCCAACCTCAGGAGCTTCCTTAACTGCGACTTGAAGAAAGCTAAGCTGATCGCCAACCAAACTCAAGGTGGCGGAAATGGGTTTGAGTTTGttttgaagaagaagaataagaagaagcCCTACTACTTCGTTTGTGGTGAGCGTAATGGCTTTCACTGCAAGGTTGGGATTATGAAATTCGCTGTGGCGCCGCTCCTCCGTCCTCGGCCCTTCTGA